In Colius striatus isolate bColStr4 chromosome 26, bColStr4.1.hap1, whole genome shotgun sequence, the genomic stretch CGTGGCGTGCCGGAGCGCTCGCCCCAAGGAAACGCCTCCGAGCTCCAGAGCCAGCGGGACCTCGCACCGTGTGCTGCACGAGCACTGCAGTCAGGATGGAGCTTCCAGTAGGTGGGGGCCCAGAGCAAGAGACAGGCCCAGTGCTGCTCTGTGAGGGCTGGAAGGCCTGCCagtcccatggcagggctgggcaggggctcgCAGCCATGGGAAGGGTTGAGCACACAATGGCTTTGGAAAGTTGGACAGTCCTTtggcaccagaggaggttttgTGTAGGGTCAATGGGTTTGGCTCCATTCATTGAACAGTTTGCATCACTTTTCAAGCATCTGACCATGTTTCTTAAACTGTtttaaggaaacagaaaaaggcTTGCAGAGCAGAGGCATCTAACAGGCAAAGTATCCCAGCTGGGCTACTGCTGCTAAACTGCACTCTGGtgtgtttctctccttttttggttttttcctgaTGATTCAGAATGCCAAACATGAGTTTGTTGTGATTTTTTACAGCAGTGTGCACAGTGTGCACTGTGCCATCAGCTGCATCAATGTGTCATGCACacttctgcaaaaaaaacccaaaacaaagccACCCTCAACATGGAACTCCCCATGAAACTTGGTTgagagctgcactgacaagtcCTTACCCATCCCTggcatccctgcagccccccatcAGTCTGGTGCCACAGGCTGCTGTCACATCTTTCTCCtgcaggctgaggctgaggaTGCCATTAAGGTCAAACCAGCCCTGAGTGGCtgtgagtctttttttctgtttccatggGAAGTGTTTGCAGAGATCACTCCAGCATCTCTTCTCTCAGAAGGCAGACAGCAGATGCAAAAAGTCATCTTCTAGTTACCTTCTTCTGATTTGCAGAGACCTGGGAAAATCACATCATCCAACTTGACAagtcatttcagctggaaactTGAACACTAGGTGAAATAGGTTGTTAAGCTCAACATGTAATGTTTCCCGAGGGAATGGTCCTGTCTCTGGAATGCTGAAACATCTCCCCTTAACATTCCCAAATGGAACTTtgcagctttcttttctttgactcaaaatcagaattttcctcaaacaaaacaatttctgGTTTAATTTGGAAACAGTTTACACAGCCTATGAATGAAATAAGACACAAAATGACTGCAGGGGAGGTAGCTCAGGacacagcaaaaccagcagTGGAACAATATTGCCAGTTACCATCTGTGAGGCACGTTCAGCCTGAGCATTGCCACTTAAACAAACAGGGCAGCAATATCCcactgcacagagcagctggggaTGGGAGTGTGGCCACACACAATGTCCAGAGTCACCAGACAGCAGCGAGACCTCTGTGTGCATGGTCAGTGCCAGAGAGCACAGATGGTAAATAAACAACAAGCCAGAACATTGGTTCATAGGACACACAAATCAGAAGTGACcatgtccctgtgctgggccctggggaggctgcagctccagggctgtgtcagtgctgggcccctcactcactgccacagggacactgaggggctgcagcgtggccagagccgggcacagagctggggaaggggctggagcacaaggggctggggaggggctgagggaatgggggtgttgaggctggagaagaggctgaggggagacaggagccctctctgacactccctgacaggaggctgcagggagctggggttggtctctgctcctgagggacaggccaagaggaaaggggctggagttgccccaggggaggttgaggctggagctgaggcagaactgtttccctgagaggggtgtgagccctgtgccaggctgcccagggagctggggcagtgcccagccctggagggaccccaaagccgtggggtgaggcgctgagggctgtgggtcagtgctgggctgggcagtgtcAGGTAAGTGGCTGGACTCGGTCTTAAAGGTATtgtccaaccaaaacaattctatacATGAAATAACCCTTGTTTATCTTACCAGCTCTGAGAATTGTGTGGATTCAGTTTGTTTAATAGGCAGAAATTAACTTCACACAAGTGCTACAGCTCTTTGAGCAGAAACCCAAAGCAGGGGCAGTGCTTGGTGCTGGATGGAGCTGAGGGATGCATCCTGTGCAGGCACAGAGCTGATGGGAAATAATGGGACTTTCCAGCAACACTGTTTTTCTTTATCAGGAGAAAAGAGGTACCCTGAGGCCACGAGAAAGGACAAGGTGCTGCAACACTGCTACAACGACTTTCACTGTTGAAACACCTTGCTTTCCACCTGGGGCTCAGTGGACATCACAGCCCCAGTACTGAGACATTAAAGACAGGCTCAGAAAGTGTTACAAGACAATTTGGGCCATTTAGGTTTCTTTGGGTACCACCACCCTAAGCATCAGTGTCACATGCAGTATAGGATAAAGAAGGTATCAGCCAATACTCACACCTCAGGTCTCCTGTATTAGAGTCATGGCATCTGTCAATTGGTGGGCAAGACCCTAAGGCTGGCCAATAATCCACCTCTTGCTCTGTATAAAGCATCTGGCAACAACAGCAATAATGAAAGTGAATAAAAAACCCTGGGCTGCACCAGTGTCTCCATTCTAGCCCAGAAAACAATTATCTGGAGAAAGCAGGTCACACCTACACTTCAAAGTCATCCAGTAGTTATAGCTGACTGGCCTCCAGATACTGCTGGGAACAGGCTCAAAGGACTGCAACACCCATCACGGGGCAACACCTATGGGAAAGCTGCTGAGGAGTTCATCCTAATTCATCCCTTCAGGAAACGAGATTCAGGGACACTCACCTCCTGCTCGGGAGGTCTCTCGGAGGTGCCCATCCTTGCagcacagagatgctgtgagttccctgctcctctgtggaAAAAGCTCAGAGTGAGCAGCAGGGCTTCATTAACTTGGGATGAAATAGTAAATTACGGTCAAAATGAGTAGGGTTTGAATTTAGGTTAGCAGCCCAAGTTTAACCCAAAGGCTTTAATTTAAGCAATTAACCTAAATTACAGCCTTGACTTTACTGATAATTAAACTGAGATTAGGTAGCACAGGTGAACCAACCCGAGCTAGCAAGCCACACTCTTGTTTTACAAATACTTGTacttttacaaacaaaacacacagaggCTCTGCTCAAAATTTCAGCCTTGTCTGAGAAAGGGCATCAGCAGCCAGAGGCTTCCAAGGtggatgctggagaggagcagtgGTGCAGCGAGATGGAGAGGGGGTGgtgaaaagctgctggaggCATCCTCTGCTCTCTGGCTGGGCACACACAAAAACGGTTCAGATATATCACTAGAAGGGCTGGGGTTGCCTTTGCACTGACAGAGTCAGAACTCACTTTCCTAATCTCAAAAGGGAGTTATTACCTTGATATCAGCATGGtgccaaaaccagcctgagccacGACTTTCCTCCCAGGTTTACAGCATGGTGTTAAAGGGATCTCCTGCTTCTCGGGCTGGGACCTGCACCCgctgcagcctgtgctctcTGCTCTGTCTGTCAGGGAGAAacaaggagggagaaggaagaaaaaggcttCGGAGACAGCTCAACCTCACAGACAGCCTCACCAGGGGGGCTCTCACCTGGCAGGACGTGCTCAAAGacagcttgttttgtttgattaGGACAAACTATAGTGCAGCTTGAGCACTGTCCTCCAGTGGAGGGGGAAAAGTCCATATCAGAGCAAACCATCTGCACCAGAGCAGCAGATCCATTACATgcctggagctgcagggtgCACAGGAGACACTCCCCCAGGAGCTACCTGGAAACCCTGTGTTTCATCAACAGAGCAGGGTGGGGGCCCCCCCCTTGCCATCACCCCATACCCCAAACCTGTAGCTACAGCTCCTTGTGCTCACAGTTCTGCCTGTTGTAATTACCTCTCGAATTCCTTCCAGATGAGTGACAACCACATCACCTCCACCCTAGTGCAAatgtgaaatggaaagaaattaatttctttttacttggTTAGAGGAGCTGTATTATTACCATTATTAACAATGGACTCCAACGCAGTTGGCATATTCTTTAGCCAAAAAAGACAAGTTTCATATGTAAAAGGagcctgaggggaaaaaggaaagtactGACGCATCACGCTGTTAGTAACCGAGGGTGGATTTCAGCCTGGTTAACTCTGCACACCCTGACTCAGCCATCTGCTCTACCCACAGCTTGTTGTTGGGGGTGGAAAGCCATCTCCAAGGGCCTCCCCATCCACCTTAGGATGGGAGAACCTGCCGTTTGGCAGAGATCTCCACTGACTGCACAAGAACATAGAAAAGCTTTCAGATCGCCAAAGTTACATGCACCTGAGAGGGCAATTCCCAAAGGAGCCACTGGCATTCAACAAGGCTGCAACTTGCATCTGCCTTTGAATATCCTGCTGTCTGGGATTTGCACCTATATGAAACAAGCCCCCTGTGCACATGGGAAGTCAATCTCATGCATTCAAGTCATGACATCTGTCAACTGGTGGGCAAAACCCTAAGGCTAATCAATACTCCACAGCCTTTTGAGTGCAGATCTGTTGGTTGCAGTCTGTTCACTTCCAGTTCCCCTGGGTGCAAATGTGCAGACCCAATGAGAAAGCCCCACTGGCCAAAAATTGCAGGATTAAGCCTTTTCATATGATAAAAGCTCCATCTTGTTATAGACACTGAAATAAACAATTGCTATTTATTCTCCCCTTCATTCAGACACCCAGTTGCAAATGCAACCCATCTGAAATAAAGCAGCTGGGGAAACAACAGGGACATGAAGAGTTTCTGGGAGTCTCCTTTGCtcagctccctggcaggagAGGGGCAGACTGAAGCACAACATCCCTCCATCATGACGACTCTCACTATTACGTTATCCCTGTACCACTGCCAGCAGCGGCTTGGGCTCGAGACGGCAGAAGAAGAAGCTCTTCAGGGGGAGATGGGTTTGCAATTCCCCCTCTTGTGTAAATAAATTATGTGTGAATCATGTTTTCCCAAAAAAGGGTCAGAAACACTTGTTGTCCCTCAAACAAAATAACTTATTTTACCGATTTTTCTGCCCAACTCATCACTAAATGCGAAGGGATGCATTGGCACCTGCAGCTGAGAACGGAAAGACTCAGGATGTCTCGCAGATTGCTGTGGATCTGGGCAGAGGAAATCGTGTACAGCACCTTTCCTGGTGGATTCCAGCAGGCAGGATCACATTTTCAGATGTGCAGTGCTGAGCACGGTGATTAAATCTTTGGGAAACTACATCGTGTTTATAAACTGAGAGTTGGGAACAGTCCCGGAGCACTCCATTTCCATAAAGCCAGTGGATTCAAAGCAGTTCCCATTCCCACAATCattcctgctctgcttttttttttttcagtatgtgttttgttttgtttgtttgtttccatcCTGCTAAAACACCATAAATCCCAACCTTCAAAGCCAAAGTACCAGCACAGCTATTTGGGATACAGCTCAGTGGCAGCTGTCAAAATCCTCACGTGGACAAAAGATCTTGTCAAAGCATTTCACTGGCATTCCTGTgctatctttttgttttctcagtgaCAGAAGAATaaggctgcagaagcaggatttTACCAAAGAGCTCAGCTCAGGGAGCTCAGCCTTTATAGGGATGGATGCAAAACTCCTTCTGCAGATATACTGAGGTGGCATAAAGGGGAGCATGCAGCACGTATCACAAAAACCCCAGGACAGAACAATTCACTGCAGGGTTTGCTGTCAAACTTTTCCTAAAACACCCAGGAATGGAACTTTTCGAAGCCCTGCTTGGGAAACAGAAAAGGGGCAAAAGCAATCCCGAGGGATCAAGTTCTCCGATGAGAGAGGTGCTGAGTGACAGGCACTCTGAACGGTGTTTTCCTCCCTGTGCCCAACGTTGACTCATGGCAACTTTCAAAGGCTTTGATATGGCGAAGAGTCTGTCTGTCTACAAAGACGGCAGAAGGCGACAGTTATTCCCAAACAATACCACTGTTGCTCAGAACTTGGCTATATTATTTCAGCAGGGCGTGTGTGAGGAGTGAGTTCACCCTCCAGAATGCTGTTGGACATGCCAAGCCTAATTAATCAGAAAGATGATCCACCTCATCAaacccatcccagtctcatacATGCATAAAAGGGCTCTCCTGAGCCCGCGGAGAGCACAGGTtcatctctctcctttccctcctaCTCCTTGCTCCAGGCCAGCACCTTTGCTCCTTTATTCTTGCTGTAGCATCCATCCCAATCCAAAAGCCAGCGATGTCTCGCCAGTCCACTGTGAGGAttcagaggggaagaagtggctTCAGCGCTGCTTCGGCCGTCGTCCCCAACACCTGCCGCACCAGCTTCAGCTCCTGCTCCGTCACCCGGGTCGGAGGCCGCAATGCCGGCAGTGGGTTTGCTAGGGTTGGTGGTGGCTTTGGAAGCAAAAGCCTCTACAATGTTGGTGGATGCAAGAGGATCTCTGTGGCTGGAAGGGGTGGTAGCTTCTATGGATCTGCAGGTTTCGGTGGTGGTAGCGTGTACGGTGGTGGCTTTGGTATGCCAAACCTTGGCTATGGATATGGTGCATTTGGTGGTGGCATGGGTGGTCCTGGATTCCCAGCTGGGGGCATCCACGAAGTATCCATCAACCAGAGCCTTCTGAAACCTCTCAACCTGGAGATTGACCCCAACATCCAAAGGATCcgaaaggaagagaaggaacagATCAAAACCCTCAACAACAAATTTGCCTCCTTCATTGACAAGGTGAGACATGAGCTTCCCTAAATATCTTGTCCTCTTTTTTGATAGGGACTCCTTTCTTAGCTGCTTTATGAGCACTTAAGCTGATCAAGAAGGAAGAGGCATGAAGGGATGAGACTGGAAGATGCTCAGTCCAGAACTGTACCTGTTACATAGTGGTTGCTATGAATTAATCATCCAGTGTTGAGGTTCTCCTCATTTGCTACTTGACATCTCATAGGCAGTGCAGCAAGACAGCTCTAGAAGACAACCTAGAAAAGATGTGGGTCTCTCTCCACTGAGTCTTATAGGAGCCTTGATAACAGGTTTTTAGATGGTCAAGTGAGATGCAAGCAACCCATCTAAAATGGCCAAGAAAAGAATGACATGAATTGGAACCAGGGACAAGGAACCTTCTCATTCCTTGAATTTCCTCAAAGGCATTTCAGCCGTCCCTGCAACAGTACCAGCATGTTTGGACTGTTAGTTCAAAATAGCAAAATCTGATTTGAcactgtctgtctccttcattTCCTTGTTAACTGTATTAGATGCATGGGAGCATCTGCTTGATTTCTGCTCTGGTTGAGCAGCTCCTCGTTGATTTCAAGGAAAATGCTACACTACTCCAGAGCTTTTGTGGGGTGGGGGAGCTACACTGAAGGGAACGAGAAGTGGCACTTTACCTTTGTTTTCTTATTAAGAGTGCAAACCCTGGTTTGCTCTTCATCTGACTTTGTGTGCACTCTTCACCCAAAAATATGACCCACATATCCTGGTTTATGAAAGCTGTGATGGGGAGGCACGGAGCAAGAAAATCAACAGTCATTGCAGAGTTGGTGTGCAACACTGAGCAGGGTCCCTGCAGTCAAATAGCAAATTCCTTCTTCTACTAGATGAGAATTTGGCTATGAAAACCAGCTGGACCAAGATCCCacacttgaaaagaaaagctcTCCATAACCTCTGCTCTTTCAAAACATCTCCAGGATCTCTCTGCTTGCAGGTCCGATTCCTTGAGCAACAAAACAAAGTGCTGGAAACCAAGTGGAGCCTGCTTCAGGAGCAGGGGATGAAAACAGTTAAGAACAACGTGGAGCCGCTTTTTGAGACTTACATCAACAACCTCAGGGTGCAGCTGAACAGTTTGCTGAGCGACAAGGGAAGGCTGGAGGGAGAGCTCGTCAACACACAGTACCTGGTTGAGGATTTCAAGAAGAAGTAAGTAAGCTAGCGGTCTGCTTCCCTGGGTAGGTGCAGCCTTTCCCCACTCAACATCCTCCAGGCAGCTGGGGATGGGATCCAGGAGAGTTTGGGACACGGGAAATCCCGACAGTAAAGGCTGTGACATTTTGTGAAGATAAACGGTAACGGAGTAACAGATCTGATACAGAAACACGTAGGGGACAGTTTAGAACACGATCAGAGACGTAGTAACTAAATCACCtcctgaaagaggaaaacaagagatTACATGGTAGGTCTGAGAGTTTCAGGACAGCATGCTCAGTTTGCTTAAGGCAGGCAGCAGTGTGACTAATGGCCAGAAACAGGGGGAAAAGAATAGATTAACAATTTTTTGATGTACTTGTTTTAACTAGTTTAGCCCAGGAACGTGCTCATGGTGCCTCACTCAGATACTCTGCAGGAGAAAAGAACACTGTATGCAAAATGCTCTTAAGGAAGTTCATTCCAGCAAGCCCAAATCACTTCTATCTGTTACTTGCCTAAACAGATGCTCCTTCTGCTTCACTCCATCAGGTACGAAGATGAAATCAACAGGCGCACAGTCGCAGAGAATGAGTTTGTGACACTCAAGAAGGTGAGGGCAAACTACTGAACACCATTCTTTCTTTGGACTGTTCCTGCAGAGCTATGAGTGCTCCTGAGTTgttaaaaaaggttttaaacCACGTTACCTAAATCTCTTGTCCTCCAGGATGTAGATGCTTCCTATATGAACAAGGTGGAACTACAAGCCAAGGTAGATGCGCTGGTcgaagaaattaatttcctgaGAGCCCTCTACGAAGCAGTGAGTACAATCACCCCCCAAGAGACTTCAGCCCTCGGTTAAGagcttcccttcctccttttctctgaaAGCCTGTAATTTCTTCCCCGGGGAGATGCTAAATCCTTTACCTCTTCAGTTATACCAACCGTCTTAGTTGTTCAGATAACGATCTGTAGCCTCTCCCAGGTCTGCACACTCATCTGAAAGGATGAAAAGGCACCTCTCAAGTGAATTAGCTCACCTAATCCCCTGTGCTCTTTGCAGGAGCTGTCTCAGATGCAAACACAGATCTCTGACACCTCTGTCGTCCTCACCATGGACAACAACCGAAACCTGGACCTGGACAGCATCATCTCAGAGGTCAAAGCGCAGTACGAGGACATCGCCAACAGAAGCCGGGCAGAAGCAGAGTCCTGGTACCAAACCAAGGTGAAGAAACTGGGGGGTTTTCATGCTGTAATCTTCATATCTTGTCTTGAACAGATACAGACTGACTCTCCCAGGAAAACATTCTCAAATATTGCATCTTGCACAGCTGCTAGTCTGGGCTTGAGGCGGGCCCCATGCTTTCACACACCTGGGTTGCTCCAAAAATGATGGATTTTTACCTGGAGTGGTTGTTCCTCTCTCTGTGACAGTATGAAGAGCTGCAGGCTACAGCAGGCAGGCACGGGGACGACCTCCGTAACACCAAGCAGGAGATCTCCGAGCTCAACCGCCACGTCCAGCGGCTGCGGTCTGAGATCGACAGCGTGAAGAAACAggtaaaaagcagcagaagtccACATTTTAAACCAATTTACCCCACTGCTtgcaaaggagaggaaggaaaacatcACATTCCCCT encodes the following:
- the LOC104561197 gene encoding keratin, type II cytoskeletal 75 — encoded protein: MSRQSTVRIQRGRSGFSAASAVVPNTCRTSFSSCSVTRVGGRNAGSGFARVGGGFGSKSLYNVGGCKRISVAGRGGSFYGSAGFGGGSVYGGGFGMPNLGYGYGAFGGGMGGPGFPAGGIHEVSINQSLLKPLNLEIDPNIQRIRKEEKEQIKTLNNKFASFIDKVRFLEQQNKVLETKWSLLQEQGMKTVKNNVEPLFETYINNLRVQLNSLLSDKGRLEGELVNTQYLVEDFKKKYEDEINRRTVAENEFVTLKKDVDASYMNKVELQAKVDALVEEINFLRALYEAELSQMQTQISDTSVVLTMDNNRNLDLDSIISEVKAQYEDIANRSRAEAESWYQTKYEELQATAGRHGDDLRNTKQEISELNRHVQRLRSEIDSVKKQCASLKAAIADAEERGELALKDAKAKLAELEDALQQAKADLARQLREYQELMNVKLALDIEIATYRKLLEGEECRLAGDGVPVNISVTRTTVGTGYGAGSNLSMGGGICNMGNSFSCGSGPGVGSTTLGAGSSSSMKFVSTSSTRRSYRS